One stretch of Octopus sinensis unplaced genomic scaffold, ASM634580v1 Contig20289, whole genome shotgun sequence DNA includes these proteins:
- the LOC118762075 gene encoding zinc finger protein 675-like produces the protein KPYHCDFCGKSFSESGHLTNHIRIHTGENPYHCDICGESFSHNNSLTYHKRVHTGEKPYHCDICGKSFFLNSNLTTHKRIHTGEKPYHCDICDKSFSRNNHLTRHKHIHTGEKPYLCDICDKSFSCNNDLSKHKRIHTGEKPYQCDICGKSFSHSTTLTSHKRIHTGEKPCHCNICGKSFSQKGYLSTHWSIHTQV, from the coding sequence aaaccatatcattgtgacttctgtggtaaatcattttctgaaagtggTCACTTGACTaatcacatacgtattcatactggggaaaatccatatcattgtgatatctgtggtgaatcattttctcaTAATAACTCTTTAACttatcacaaacgtgttcatacaggtgagaagccatatcattgtgatatctgtggtaaatctttctttctaaatagtaacttaacaacacacaaacgtattcacacaggagagaagccatatcattgtgatatctgtgataaatcattctctagaaataatCATTTGACtcgtcacaaacatattcatactggagaaaaaccatatctttgtgatatctgtgataaatcattttcatGTAATAATGACTTGAGTAAACATAAACGTAtccatactggggaaaagccatatcagtgtgatatctgtggcaaatcattctctcatagtaccactttaactagtcacaaacgtattcatacaggagaaaagccatgtcattgtaatatctgtggtaaatcattctctcaaaaaggctACTTAAGTACACATTGgagtattcatacacaagtgtaa